From a region of the Bacteroidia bacterium genome:
- a CDS encoding 5'-nucleotidase C-terminal domain-containing protein, protein MFPLYTLLLLLACRPPVSIQDSRADVIRLSDSTGGKDSLTERIIAPYREKLEKDMNEVLGYADTLLEKGQPESLLGNAVADLVLIRGNLRLSGTHGYTAQVCLLNNGGLRTSIPKGPITRGKIYELMPFENQLVALTITGQQMSDLAAYLASSGGMPVSGIQMKIVNKSPAVVIVNGTELNKKTNYVILTSDYLAAGGDKMSFFSNPVKTDTLDYLLRDAIIDHIRSLQLEGKKLSGKKDGRIRYE, encoded by the coding sequence ATGTTTCCATTATACACTTTGTTGCTGCTGCTGGCCTGCCGGCCCCCCGTAAGCATTCAGGATTCACGGGCAGATGTGATCCGCCTCTCCGACAGTACCGGAGGAAAAGACAGCCTCACGGAACGAATCATTGCGCCATACAGGGAAAAGCTGGAGAAAGACATGAACGAAGTGCTGGGATATGCCGATACCCTTCTTGAAAAGGGGCAGCCTGAAAGCCTATTGGGTAATGCCGTGGCAGATCTGGTGCTGATCAGGGGAAACCTGCGACTGTCCGGCACGCACGGTTATACCGCTCAGGTTTGTCTCCTTAATAACGGAGGCTTGCGTACCTCCATTCCAAAAGGCCCGATTACCAGGGGAAAAATATATGAACTCATGCCTTTTGAGAACCAACTGGTCGCACTTACAATTACCGGCCAGCAAATGTCGGACCTCGCTGCCTATCTTGCTTCCTCTGGTGGCATGCCGGTCTCGGGTATACAAATGAAGATCGTGAATAAATCCCCTGCAGTGGTGATCGTAAATGGTACTGAATTAAACAAAAAGACCAATTATGTGATCCTCACCTCTGATTATCTTGCAGCCGGAGGCGATAAAATGAGCTTTTTCAGTAACCCTGTGAAAACCGATACGTTAGACTACCTGTTACGGGACGCTATTATTGATCACATTCGGTCTCTGCAGCTGGAAGGAAAGAAACTAAGTGGTAAAAAAGACGGAAGAATAAGATATGAGTGA
- a CDS encoding metallophosphatase, with translation MSDRRAFIRQLVAGGIGLSFLESYGSLLPDPAEFVKLTVLHTNDVHSHIDPFPNNDPRYPGWGGAGRRAALIRRIRQEETHVLLLDAGDTFQGTPYFNYYGGELEFKLMTEMGYDASTIGNHDFDNGLEGLEKQLPHAGFPFLCSNYDFSNTVLHDKTLAYKIFQKGPLKIGVFGLGIELEGLVMKKNYGKTIYKDPIRTAAHYARFLRYDLGCDLVICLSHLGYKYPNKKFSDTDLAEISRNIDLIIGGHTHTLLEKPVTVKNSAGKQVLVSQVGWGGVALGRIDYFFHIKKKKNTASGKGIIISDKVK, from the coding sequence ATGAGTGATCGCCGGGCCTTCATCCGGCAACTGGTGGCCGGAGGGATAGGGCTCTCGTTTCTCGAGAGTTACGGAAGTTTGTTGCCGGATCCGGCCGAATTTGTAAAACTTACTGTACTGCATACCAACGATGTGCATTCCCACATTGATCCCTTCCCCAACAATGATCCACGTTATCCCGGCTGGGGCGGGGCCGGCAGACGGGCCGCCCTGATTCGCCGTATCCGCCAGGAGGAAACACATGTTCTTCTGCTGGATGCCGGAGACACATTTCAGGGTACTCCCTATTTCAACTACTACGGAGGTGAACTGGAATTCAAACTGATGACCGAAATGGGGTATGATGCCTCAACGATTGGCAATCACGACTTTGATAACGGCCTGGAGGGGCTGGAAAAGCAGCTGCCACACGCCGGATTTCCTTTCCTCTGCTCCAATTACGATTTCAGCAACACGGTGCTGCATGATAAAACACTTGCCTACAAAATATTCCAGAAAGGGCCATTAAAAATCGGTGTGTTTGGTCTTGGAATTGAGCTGGAGGGACTTGTGATGAAAAAAAACTACGGAAAAACAATCTACAAGGACCCTATCCGGACTGCCGCACATTATGCCCGCTTTTTACGATACGATCTTGGATGTGATCTGGTGATCTGCCTCTCACACCTGGGCTATAAGTACCCGAACAAAAAGTTTTCCGATACCGATCTTGCAGAAATTTCCAGGAACATTGACCTGATCATAGGCGGACATACACATACGTTACTGGAAAAGCCGGTTACTGTAAAAAATTCCGCAGGAAAACAAGTACTTGTGTCACAAGTAGGCTGGGGAGGAGTTGCCCTTGGGAGGATAGATTATTTTTTCCATATAAAAAAGAAAAAAAATACCGCTTCCGGCAAGGGAATAATTATTTCTGACAAAGTCAAGTGA
- a CDS encoding phage holin family protein: MKFIIKLCISSLAVMLTAYLLPGVEIANDNFLTAVIVAAVLAFLNSILKPVMVLLTIPVTVFTLGLFLVVINAVIILLADKLVDGFYVSGFWSALAFSLVLSLVTSVFESIRSQDQRRADP, encoded by the coding sequence ATGAAATTCATCATCAAACTCTGTATTTCCTCCCTGGCGGTAATGCTAACCGCCTATCTTCTACCGGGAGTGGAAATCGCCAACGATAATTTCCTGACTGCAGTCATTGTTGCAGCGGTACTGGCCTTTCTTAACAGCATATTAAAACCGGTTATGGTCTTGCTTACCATTCCTGTAACCGTATTTACGCTGGGACTTTTTCTTGTGGTAATCAATGCAGTCATCATTCTGCTTGCAGATAAACTTGTGGACGGATTTTATGTGAGCGGGTTCTGGAGCGCTTTGGCTTTTTCTCTGGTTTTGTCGCTCGTCACTTCCGTTTTCGAATCCATCCGGAGCCAGGACCAACGCCGGGCTGACCCATGA